The Hymenobacter sp. 5317J-9 genome has a window encoding:
- a CDS encoding DNA translocase FtsK: MADNLYKNTPAGPSANRPAEPRPTRRNEPRPGGPAPEPAPARAAEPRPAAANVPKAARPAPATKPAKPPREPRGPLPGVGKLLEILRDRRFHLFVGFGLLLASLYLTIAFTSFLFTGHADQSVVASLGNTPVKEAGQESGNWLGLLGAWAAQLFIYKLFGVAAYALVPIVFFLGAKIVFRTAKVSVSYVLALGLFTMAWLSVLLGYVVVTLATPGADPVLAHRLDFLCGGVGFEAASWLDSLIGWGTVLLLAFALISFVVFFFNVTSLNLGNFRRLSTEDDADEDAELEAEIAAEQAAAAVPAPVVPAAPQMTLKTRPAPPEVAVSTTATNSAAGAQATDLEVSSDEPATAPVEFEPAPRMGAGVPLSVSSAALAPAAALASTAAGAASAATAAAVPLVASGPAFSIEIPTDEAVEIAPSAPVATIPTPLSLADLADGDLPAVAPLAPVAPVNPAATRPLEITVPGRDDLDPNAGADIAAVVDEDEDADAMPAGNYDPTLDLSRYQYPTLELLNDYGVAKAQVTKEELEANKDRIVETLGHYGIGIASIKATIGPTVTLYEIVPEVGVRISKIKSLEDDIALSLAALGIRIIAPIPGKGTIGIEVPNTKKEMVSIRSVLGSEKFARSEMDLPVAFGRTITNEVFVADLAKMPHLLMAGATGQGKSVGLNVILASLLYKRHPAQLKFVLVDPKKVELSIFNKIERHYLAKLPDTDEAIITDTKKVVNTLNSLCMEMDRRYDLLKEAGCRNLKEYNAKFIERRLNPKKGHRFLPFIVLVIDELADLMMTAGKEVETPIARLAQLARAIGIHLIVATQRPSVNVITGIIKANFPCRISFKVTSKIDSRTILDTGGADQLIGQGDMLFSAGSDLIRVQCAFIDTPEVDRVCDFIGEQQGYSDAYLLPEVAGADGDAGSGNEEMDPSERDTMFEEAARCIVLHQQGSTSLLQRKLKLGYNRAGRLIDQLQHAGIVGPFEGSKARDVLIPDEYQLEQLLNSMK; the protein is encoded by the coding sequence ATGGCCGATAACCTATACAAGAACACTCCCGCCGGCCCGTCGGCTAACCGCCCGGCCGAGCCCCGGCCCACACGGCGCAACGAGCCCCGCCCCGGTGGCCCGGCGCCCGAGCCCGCCCCGGCCCGCGCGGCCGAGCCGCGTCCTGCCGCGGCCAACGTGCCCAAAGCCGCCCGTCCGGCACCCGCTACCAAACCCGCCAAACCGCCCCGCGAGCCCCGGGGGCCGCTGCCCGGCGTGGGCAAGCTGCTGGAAATCCTGCGCGACCGTCGCTTCCACCTCTTCGTGGGCTTTGGCCTGCTGCTGGCCAGCCTCTACCTCACCATTGCCTTTACGTCCTTCCTGTTCACGGGCCACGCCGACCAAAGCGTGGTGGCCTCGCTGGGCAACACGCCGGTAAAAGAAGCCGGGCAGGAGTCGGGCAACTGGCTGGGCTTGCTGGGCGCCTGGGCCGCCCAGCTCTTCATTTACAAGCTGTTTGGGGTGGCGGCGTACGCGCTGGTGCCCATCGTGTTTTTTCTGGGGGCTAAAATCGTTTTCCGTACCGCCAAGGTTTCGGTGAGCTATGTGCTGGCCCTGGGCCTCTTCACCATGGCCTGGCTGAGCGTGCTGCTCGGCTACGTGGTGGTGACGCTGGCCACGCCCGGCGCCGACCCCGTGCTGGCCCACCGCCTCGATTTCCTGTGCGGCGGCGTGGGCTTCGAGGCTGCCTCTTGGCTCGACAGCCTCATCGGCTGGGGCACGGTGCTGCTGCTGGCGTTTGCCCTGATTTCTTTCGTGGTGTTCTTCTTCAACGTCACCAGCCTGAACCTGGGCAACTTCCGCCGCCTCAGCACCGAGGACGATGCCGACGAAGACGCTGAGCTGGAAGCCGAGATTGCCGCAGAGCAAGCCGCGGCCGCCGTGCCCGCTCCCGTAGTGCCCGCCGCCCCGCAGATGACGCTGAAAACGCGCCCCGCCCCGCCCGAGGTTGCCGTGTCAACCACCGCGACCAACTCCGCCGCTGGCGCCCAGGCCACCGATTTGGAGGTGAGCAGCGACGAGCCCGCCACCGCTCCGGTAGAGTTTGAGCCCGCGCCGCGCATGGGCGCCGGCGTGCCCCTGAGCGTGAGCAGTGCCGCCTTGGCACCGGCCGCGGCGCTGGCCTCCACGGCGGCCGGGGCTGCTTCCGCCGCAACTGCCGCGGCCGTGCCGCTGGTGGCTTCCGGCCCGGCGTTCTCCATCGAAATTCCCACTGACGAAGCGGTGGAAATAGCGCCCAGCGCCCCCGTGGCTACCATTCCCACACCGCTTTCGCTGGCTGATTTGGCTGATGGCGACCTGCCTGCGGTGGCTCCGCTGGCGCCCGTTGCACCGGTCAATCCGGCCGCCACGCGTCCGCTCGAAATCACCGTGCCCGGCCGCGACGACCTCGACCCCAACGCCGGCGCCGACATTGCCGCCGTGGTGGATGAGGACGAGGACGCCGACGCCATGCCCGCCGGCAACTACGACCCCACGCTGGACCTCTCGCGCTACCAATACCCCACCCTGGAGCTGCTCAACGACTACGGCGTGGCCAAAGCCCAGGTAACCAAGGAGGAACTGGAGGCCAACAAGGACCGCATTGTGGAGACGCTGGGGCACTACGGCATCGGCATCGCCAGCATCAAGGCCACCATCGGGCCCACGGTTACGCTCTATGAGATTGTACCCGAAGTAGGCGTCCGCATCTCCAAAATCAAGAGCCTGGAAGACGACATCGCGCTGAGCCTGGCCGCGTTGGGCATCCGCATCATCGCGCCCATTCCGGGCAAGGGCACCATCGGCATCGAGGTGCCGAATACCAAGAAGGAGATGGTGAGCATCCGCTCGGTGCTGGGCTCGGAGAAGTTTGCCCGCTCGGAAATGGACCTGCCGGTGGCGTTTGGCCGCACCATCACCAACGAGGTATTCGTGGCCGACCTGGCCAAGATGCCGCACTTGCTCATGGCCGGCGCCACGGGCCAAGGCAAGTCGGTGGGCCTGAACGTGATTCTAGCTTCGCTGCTCTACAAGCGCCATCCCGCCCAACTCAAGTTCGTGCTCGTCGACCCGAAAAAGGTGGAATTGAGCATCTTCAACAAGATTGAGCGCCACTACCTGGCCAAGCTGCCCGACACCGACGAGGCCATCATCACCGACACCAAGAAGGTGGTGAACACGCTCAACTCGCTGTGCATGGAGATGGACCGGCGCTACGACCTGCTCAAGGAAGCCGGCTGCCGCAACCTGAAGGAGTACAACGCCAAATTCATCGAGCGCCGCCTCAACCCCAAGAAAGGCCACCGCTTCCTGCCCTTCATCGTGCTGGTCATCGACGAGTTGGCTGACCTGATGATGACGGCCGGCAAGGAAGTGGAAACGCCCATTGCCCGCCTGGCCCAGCTGGCCCGCGCCATTGGCATTCACCTCATCGTGGCCACGCAGCGCCCGTCGGTGAACGTGATTACCGGCATCATCAAGGCCAACTTCCCCTGCCGCATCTCCTTTAAGGTGACGAGCAAAATCGACTCGCGCACCATTCTGGACACGGGCGGCGCCGACCAGCTCATCGGCCAGGGCGACATGCTGTTCTCGGCCGGCTCGGACCTGATTCGGGTGCAGTGCGCTTTCATTGACACGCCGGAGGTCGACCGCGTCTGCGACTTCATCGGCGAGCAGCAGGGCTACTCCGATGCCTACCTGCTGCCCGAAGTGGCCGGGGCCGACGGCGACGCCGGCAGCGGCAACGAGGAAATGGACCCCTCGGAGCGCGACACCATGTTTGAGGAAGCGGCCCGCTGCATTGTGCTGCACCAGCAGGGCAGCACCTCGCTGCTGCAGCGCAAGCTCAAGCTGGGCTACAACCGCGCCGGCCGACTCATCGACCAGCTGCAGCACGCCGGCATCGTGGGCCCGTTTGAGGGCAGCAAGGCCCGCGACGTGCTCATTCCCGATGAATATCAGTTGGAGCAGCTGCTCAACTCGATGAAGTAG
- a CDS encoding M36 family metallopeptidase produces the protein MLPLFLTATHRRLLFCAALLGATPVLAQPTAPAATVTSPVQAQALEYVRAHAASLGLSDADLNDLVVTGSYTDAHNGLRHAFLCQQLNGTAVQGTEVGLHFDAAGKLLSRTGSFVGGLRAAVARLAAPAVASSAATATALTHLRQPTAAAPEPATLVYLRRPTGALVAAWQVQVRPATGPDAWTVLVDAATGRVLKARNRIIRETRKAGAALLASAPAGPLRAQGPAVANGYRVFAAPLESPLHGAATVAVSPADAVASPFGWHDTNGAAGPEYTISRGNNAYAFTPVGNHVVTPGFSPDGGTGLEFDFAHNPALSAQANQPAALTNLFYWTNLMHDLSLRYGFSEASGNFQATNYSGVAGSGDYIRAQIGENYSEGYFNPTADGVATPTSYPEIVLGIWQAPLPNALTVAGTGPAAGSYAAMPAPVGRALPLGAPLSGTLVLANDGSATPTSGCRGTWLNAAQVRGNIAVADFDYDCAYVDKLRAAQQAGARALVLLHSQDFLVHLEMDPADTVGLRIPLVMLTRTDGQRLKAAMASGGTLTASLRGAAAPPDRNGGFDNGVVAHEYAHGISTRLTGGPAGAPNCLDNAEQMGEGWSDFFELWMTTRPGDVGTTPRGIGTYVLSQPTSGPGIRPLPYSTNFAANNATYAFIGQTVNGVNYGDDGFGYPYDSHNIGLVWCTVLWDLNWAMIQRYGYDANLSTGTGGNNKTLQLVMDALKLQPCSPGFLDGRDAILAADRATFGGANQALIWQVFARRGMGSNAVQGSSDDLLDNTAGFLVPTGLATTGPQLAGATLDVYPNPTRGQLTLRLSQGTAAGTAPVAVAVQSMLGQTVWTGTVSATAAAAGAALDLGAVAPGVYLVRARTAAGVLTRRVVVQP, from the coding sequence ATGCTGCCACTTTTCCTCACTGCCACCCACCGTCGGCTTCTGTTTTGCGCGGCCCTGCTGGGCGCAACGCCCGTGCTGGCCCAGCCTACCGCGCCGGCCGCCACCGTTACTTCGCCCGTGCAGGCACAAGCCCTGGAGTACGTGCGGGCCCACGCCGCCAGCCTGGGCCTGAGCGATGCCGACCTGAACGACCTGGTGGTAACGGGCAGCTATACCGACGCGCACAACGGCCTGCGCCACGCCTTTCTGTGCCAGCAGCTCAACGGCACCGCGGTGCAGGGCACCGAAGTCGGCCTGCACTTCGACGCGGCCGGCAAGCTGCTCAGCCGCACCGGCAGCTTTGTGGGCGGCCTGCGGGCCGCGGTGGCCCGGCTGGCGGCGCCCGCCGTGGCGTCCAGCGCCGCTACCGCCACGGCCCTGACCCACCTGCGTCAGCCCACAGCCGCCGCCCCCGAGCCCGCCACGCTGGTGTACCTGCGCCGGCCCACCGGGGCACTGGTGGCCGCGTGGCAGGTGCAGGTGCGCCCCGCAACCGGCCCCGATGCCTGGACCGTGCTGGTGGACGCCGCCACCGGCCGGGTGCTCAAAGCCCGCAACCGCATCATTCGCGAGACGAGAAAAGCCGGCGCGGCCCTGCTGGCGTCGGCGCCCGCCGGCCCGCTGCGGGCCCAGGGCCCCGCCGTGGCCAATGGCTACCGCGTGTTTGCCGCGCCGCTCGAAAGCCCCCTGCACGGCGCCGCCACGGTGGCGGTGAGCCCAGCCGACGCGGTGGCCTCGCCCTTCGGCTGGCACGACACCAACGGCGCAGCCGGCCCGGAATACACCATCAGCCGCGGCAACAACGCGTATGCCTTCACGCCGGTGGGCAACCACGTGGTCACGCCCGGCTTCTCGCCCGATGGCGGCACGGGGCTGGAGTTTGACTTTGCCCACAATCCGGCGCTTTCGGCCCAGGCCAACCAGCCGGCGGCCCTCACCAACCTGTTTTACTGGACCAACCTGATGCACGACCTGAGCTTGCGCTACGGTTTCAGCGAGGCCAGCGGCAACTTTCAGGCCACCAACTACAGTGGCGTGGCCGGGAGCGGCGACTACATCCGGGCCCAGATTGGCGAAAACTACAGTGAGGGCTACTTCAACCCCACCGCCGACGGCGTTGCCACGCCCACTTCCTATCCCGAAATCGTGCTGGGCATCTGGCAGGCGCCCCTGCCCAACGCCCTCACGGTGGCCGGCACCGGCCCGGCCGCCGGCTCCTACGCCGCGATGCCGGCTCCCGTAGGCCGGGCCCTGCCCCTGGGCGCGCCCCTGAGCGGCACGCTGGTTCTGGCCAACGACGGCTCTGCTACTCCTACCAGCGGCTGCCGCGGCACCTGGCTCAACGCGGCCCAGGTGCGCGGCAACATCGCCGTGGCCGATTTTGACTACGACTGCGCCTACGTCGACAAGCTGCGCGCGGCCCAGCAAGCGGGCGCCCGGGCGCTGGTGCTGCTGCACAGCCAGGATTTTCTGGTGCATCTGGAAATGGACCCGGCCGACACGGTGGGCCTGCGCATACCGCTGGTGATGCTGACGCGCACCGACGGGCAGCGCCTGAAGGCAGCCATGGCCTCCGGCGGGACCCTCACGGCCTCGCTGCGGGGGGCCGCCGCGCCGCCCGACCGCAACGGCGGCTTCGACAACGGCGTGGTGGCCCACGAGTACGCGCACGGCATCAGCACGCGCCTCACGGGCGGCCCGGCCGGCGCACCCAACTGCCTCGACAACGCCGAGCAGATGGGCGAAGGTTGGAGCGACTTTTTTGAGCTGTGGATGACCACCCGGCCCGGCGATGTGGGCACCACGCCCCGGGGCATCGGCACCTACGTCCTGAGCCAGCCCACTTCGGGCCCCGGCATACGGCCCCTGCCCTACAGCACCAATTTTGCCGCCAACAATGCCACCTACGCCTTCATCGGCCAAACGGTGAACGGCGTGAATTATGGCGACGACGGGTTTGGCTACCCCTACGACTCGCACAACATCGGGCTGGTGTGGTGCACCGTGCTGTGGGACCTGAACTGGGCCATGATTCAGCGCTACGGCTACGACGCCAACCTGAGCACCGGCACCGGCGGCAACAACAAAACCCTGCAGCTGGTGATGGATGCCCTGAAGCTGCAGCCCTGCAGCCCCGGCTTCCTGGACGGCCGCGACGCCATCTTGGCCGCCGACCGCGCCACGTTTGGCGGGGCCAATCAGGCGCTGATTTGGCAGGTGTTTGCCCGGCGCGGCATGGGCTCCAACGCCGTGCAGGGCAGCAGCGACGACCTGCTCGACAACACGGCCGGCTTCCTGGTGCCCACGGGCCTGGCCACCACCGGCCCGCAGCTGGCAGGCGCCACGCTCGATGTTTACCCCAACCCCACCCGCGGCCAGCTCACCCTGCGCCTGAGCCAGGGCACGGCCGCCGGCACCGCGCCGGTGGCCGTGGCCGTGCAGTCGATGCTGGGCCAGACCGTGTGGACGGGCACTGTTTCGGCTACTGCCGCGGCCGCCGGCGCCGCACTCGACCTGGGTGCCGTGGCGCCCGGCGTGTACCTGGTGCGGGCCCGCACCGCGGCGGGCGTGCTCACGCGCCGCGTGGTGGTGCAACCCTGA
- the xerD gene encoding site-specific tyrosine recombinase XerD, which yields MTWPQALKQFDGYLRLEKSLSPNSVEAYVRDATKLQQFLVFQKLHVGPLQVTTEILREFLTTLQGLGLGATSQARTLSGLKAFFNFLIMEDLLKLDPTDTLEAPKTGRHLPDTLSYPEIEQLLAAIDLSTDDGLRARALLEVMYSSGLRVSELCDLRLSNMYADQGFIKVVGKGNKERLVPIGREALKHLNFYLSGVRGHLDIKPGAEDFVFLSQRGRPLSRITVFTTLKKLAEQAGLRKTISPHTLRHSFATHLIEGGADLRAVQEMLGHASITTTEIYTHLDRDYLRQVITEFHPRS from the coding sequence ATGACCTGGCCCCAAGCCCTGAAACAATTCGACGGCTACCTGCGCCTCGAAAAGTCGCTCTCGCCCAACTCCGTGGAAGCCTACGTGCGCGACGCCACCAAACTGCAGCAGTTTCTGGTGTTCCAGAAGCTGCACGTGGGCCCGCTGCAGGTGACCACCGAAATCCTGCGCGAGTTTCTCACCACCCTGCAGGGGCTGGGCCTGGGCGCCACCTCGCAGGCCCGCACGCTCTCTGGCCTTAAGGCTTTCTTCAACTTCCTTATCATGGAAGACCTGCTGAAGCTGGACCCCACCGACACCCTGGAAGCCCCCAAAACCGGCCGCCACTTGCCCGACACCCTCAGCTACCCCGAGATTGAGCAGCTGCTGGCCGCCATCGACCTGAGCACCGACGACGGCCTGCGGGCCCGCGCCCTGCTCGAAGTGATGTACTCCTCCGGCCTGCGCGTGAGCGAGCTGTGCGACCTGCGCCTGAGCAACATGTACGCCGACCAGGGCTTCATCAAAGTGGTGGGCAAGGGCAACAAGGAGCGTCTCGTGCCCATCGGCCGCGAAGCCTTGAAACACCTCAACTTCTACCTCAGCGGCGTGCGCGGCCACCTCGACATCAAGCCCGGGGCCGAAGACTTCGTGTTTCTGAGCCAGCGCGGCCGGCCGCTCTCGCGCATCACCGTCTTCACCACGCTCAAAAAACTGGCCGAGCAGGCGGGCCTGCGCAAAACCATCAGCCCGCACACGCTGCGGCATTCCTTCGCCACCCACCTCATCGAGGGCGGGGCCGACCTGCGCGCCGTGCAGGAAATGCTGGGCCACGCCAGCATCACCACCACCGAGATTTACACCCACCTGGATAGGGATTACCTGCGGCAGGTCATTACCGAGTTTCACCCACGGAGCTAA
- a CDS encoding NeuD/PglB/VioB family sugar acetyltransferase produces the protein MENPVIILGAQTVGTAALDAFLSNDVVVYCLLDDDKKLQGTELLDVPVMGNTDDGELLKLLGKKCEVFVATDDTASRRSLTEMLRNEYEAVPVNAIHERASVSNHATLGHGNYVGPNAVVAATATLGDGCIVNGNAVLEARANVGSFAQIGSGALIGADVQVGEQAFVGAGAVVVAGVKIGDKARVGAGSVVVADVPNGQTVFGNPAVKV, from the coding sequence ATGGAAAACCCCGTTATCATTCTTGGTGCCCAAACCGTGGGCACAGCCGCCCTCGACGCCTTTCTTTCCAACGACGTGGTGGTGTACTGCCTGCTCGACGACGACAAAAAGCTGCAAGGTACCGAGCTGCTCGACGTGCCCGTGATGGGCAACACTGACGACGGCGAGCTGCTGAAATTGCTGGGCAAAAAGTGCGAAGTCTTCGTGGCCACCGACGACACCGCCAGCCGCCGCAGCCTCACCGAGATGCTGCGCAACGAGTATGAGGCCGTGCCCGTGAACGCCATTCACGAGCGCGCCAGCGTGTCGAACCACGCCACGCTGGGCCACGGCAACTACGTGGGCCCCAACGCCGTGGTGGCCGCTACCGCTACCCTCGGCGACGGCTGCATCGTAAACGGCAACGCCGTGCTCGAAGCCCGCGCCAACGTGGGCAGCTTTGCCCAAATTGGCAGCGGCGCCCTCATCGGGGCCGACGTGCAGGTGGGCGAGCAGGCTTTTGTGGGTGCTGGTGCCGTGGTGGTGGCCGGCGTCAAAATCGGCGACAAGGCCCGCGTGGGCGCCGGCTCGGTGGTGGTGGCCGACGTGCCCAACGGCCAGACCGTGTTTGGCAACCCCGCGGTGAAAGTTTAG
- a CDS encoding DUF2851 family protein: MREDFYHYVWQHQYYDKLELRTTGGEEIQVLRPGHRNADAGPDFLNARLRIGEVEWNGAVEIHLRASDWARHHHQTDPKYDQVILHVVASADAEVTRTNGSVIPALALQARVAPELLARYHALVEAPVAAPLPCAPLLQLVPEITKTMMTERALLERVERKADAVMALHDSLGQDWEATAYHALMAAFGFQKNSEPLARLAKAVPLPVLRRHRHDQRQLEALLFGQAGFLVENEETAADDYIRDLRQEHDFLRYKYGLQEAALHVHEWNYLRLRPANFPPVRLGQLAGLLHARPALFDALLTAQSVAALTEFFQAPAPKYWRQHFRPGRPGKVPALGKSSIELLITNVVVPLRVAYARHVGQPALIESSVALLSQLPPEHNQYTDAYDALGFAHRTAAESQGLLALHKQYCAPRRCLHCTIGSRLVQQPRVAR, translated from the coding sequence ATGCGCGAAGATTTCTACCACTACGTCTGGCAGCACCAGTACTACGACAAGCTGGAGTTGCGCACCACCGGCGGCGAGGAAATTCAGGTGCTGCGCCCCGGCCACCGCAACGCCGACGCCGGCCCCGACTTCCTGAACGCCCGCCTGCGCATTGGGGAAGTGGAGTGGAATGGCGCGGTAGAAATCCACCTGCGCGCTTCGGATTGGGCCCGCCATCACCACCAGACCGACCCCAAATACGACCAGGTGATTCTGCACGTAGTGGCCAGCGCCGACGCCGAAGTGACCCGCACCAACGGCAGCGTCATACCCGCGCTGGCCCTGCAAGCCCGGGTGGCGCCCGAACTGCTGGCGCGCTACCACGCCTTGGTGGAAGCGCCCGTGGCCGCGCCGCTGCCATGCGCACCGCTGCTGCAGCTGGTGCCCGAAATCACCAAAACCATGATGACCGAGCGCGCCCTCCTGGAGCGGGTAGAGCGCAAGGCCGATGCCGTAATGGCCCTGCACGACAGCCTTGGGCAGGACTGGGAAGCCACCGCCTACCACGCGCTGATGGCGGCGTTTGGCTTCCAAAAAAACAGCGAGCCCCTGGCCCGGCTGGCTAAGGCCGTGCCACTGCCCGTGCTGCGCCGCCACCGGCACGACCAGCGCCAGCTTGAAGCGCTGCTATTCGGGCAGGCCGGATTTCTGGTTGAAAATGAGGAAACAGCCGCCGATGATTACATCCGCGACTTGAGGCAGGAACACGACTTCCTGCGCTACAAATACGGCCTGCAGGAAGCGGCGCTGCACGTGCACGAATGGAACTACCTGCGCCTGCGGCCGGCCAACTTCCCGCCGGTGCGCCTGGGCCAGCTGGCCGGCCTGCTGCACGCCCGTCCGGCCCTGTTCGATGCCCTGCTCACGGCGCAGAGCGTGGCCGCGCTCACCGAGTTTTTTCAGGCCCCGGCTCCGAAATATTGGCGCCAGCACTTCCGGCCCGGCCGCCCCGGCAAGGTGCCGGCCCTGGGCAAAAGCAGCATCGAGCTGCTCATCACCAACGTGGTGGTGCCGCTGCGCGTGGCCTACGCCCGCCATGTGGGCCAGCCGGCCCTGATAGAAAGCAGCGTAGCCCTGCTGAGCCAGCTGCCGCCCGAGCACAACCAATACACCGATGCGTACGATGCCCTAGGTTTCGCGCATCGCACGGCGGCCGAGTCGCAGGGGCTGCTGGCGCTGCATAAGCAGTATTGCGCGCCCCGCCGCTGCCTGCACTGCACCATTGGCAGCCGTTTGGTACAACAACCCCGCGTCGCTCGATGA
- a CDS encoding outer membrane lipoprotein carrier protein LolA yields MKKYLSSLLLAATLALPAAAQQDPKAGKILDQMSAKYQALKAFQATFTQTLENPSAKVKQNINGDIVVSGQKFRLKISGQEVINNGTTTWTYLKNENEVNISDSDPDSQDMSPSQIYTMYKKGYKYTYVQQVTEGGEPLDVIELAPENRQNDVFKVRLKVRKKDASVKSWQMFKKNGNQYTFLIKNFKPNPPVDANTFAFDKAKYKGVKVVDLR; encoded by the coding sequence ATGAAAAAATACCTCTCTTCTCTGCTGCTCGCGGCCACGCTGGCACTGCCCGCCGCCGCCCAGCAGGACCCCAAAGCTGGTAAGATTCTCGACCAGATGAGTGCCAAGTATCAGGCTCTGAAAGCGTTTCAGGCCACTTTTACCCAAACGCTGGAAAATCCCAGTGCGAAGGTGAAGCAGAATATCAACGGCGACATCGTGGTGAGCGGCCAGAAATTCCGCCTCAAAATCAGCGGCCAGGAAGTCATCAACAACGGCACCACCACCTGGACTTACCTGAAGAACGAAAACGAGGTCAACATCTCCGATTCGGACCCTGACTCGCAGGACATGTCGCCCTCGCAGATTTATACCATGTACAAAAAGGGGTATAAATACACCTACGTGCAGCAGGTAACGGAAGGCGGCGAGCCGCTCGACGTGATTGAGTTGGCTCCGGAAAACCGTCAGAATGACGTGTTCAAGGTGCGGCTGAAGGTGCGCAAGAAGGACGCCTCGGTGAAAAGCTGGCAGATGTTTAAGAAGAACGGCAACCAGTACACCTTCCTCATCAAGAATTTCAAGCCCAACCCGCCCGTCGACGCCAACACCTTTGCCTTCGACAAGGCCAAGTATAAGGGCGTGAAAGTGGTAGACCTGCGCTAA